The Tindallia californiensis genome window below encodes:
- a CDS encoding class I SAM-dependent methyltransferase — MKKLFKSLEKTVGAFYPTFCLYHYLYKPVVEKEVELAGITKEDTVLNIGCGAIPFTALHIVQMTGAKVIALDKDPEAVRMAQHYLKKYGLDKNIEIRVGNGSPEKLPSFTVALIALHIKDKEQMLKNLKNVGSDGGRIVFRQPVEAYREEYGGLCHLDEVHGKVFQNMKTFKQSYLFVLSSKGSSQRRGGETS; from the coding sequence GTGAAGAAACTATTTAAGTCATTGGAAAAAACCGTCGGTGCATTTTATCCTACCTTTTGTCTTTATCATTATTTGTATAAGCCTGTGGTGGAAAAAGAAGTGGAATTGGCTGGGATCACAAAAGAAGACACTGTTCTTAATATTGGCTGTGGAGCCATTCCTTTTACAGCTTTGCATATCGTTCAAATGACAGGAGCAAAGGTGATTGCCCTGGATAAAGATCCGGAAGCTGTCCGCATGGCTCAGCACTATCTGAAAAAGTATGGGCTTGATAAAAATATAGAAATACGAGTAGGGAATGGTTCGCCAGAAAAACTGCCATCTTTTACCGTAGCGCTTATTGCCCTGCACATAAAGGACAAAGAACAAATGCTGAAAAACCTTAAAAACGTTGGCAGCGATGGTGGGAGAATTGTCTTTCGACAACCGGTGGAAGCATATAGGGAAGAGTACGGTGGTTTGTGTCATCTGGATGAAGTTCATGGGAAAGTGTTTCAGAACATGAAAACCTTCAAACAATCTTATTTGTTTGTCCTTTCTTCCAAAGGATCCTCACAACGAAGAGGAGGCGAAACAAGTTGA
- a CDS encoding lysylphosphatidylglycerol synthase transmembrane domain-containing protein has translation MKKTLLLILGVVLCIGLMLMLGWEDVYEVISRITFLQLFWLTMLQLGTLFATSYLLHYLLKQKSPKVSLGSVFGINLAGAFVESVTPSVKLGGEALKVYLMQKETGLEYTQLTAITFLSKFFSMMPFLLISLATLIVAFFSIDLPLFVYLAFLGFLLFLGCFFLFFNLQTIHARATPKGTFKDIKTYPPFFEKIIKKIKKAYHFMIETSQHSKTIIKDTRKRVFLFSIAFMVWALYPVKVYLVARMLGYNLNQVVVIISTYTAYLVSMIPLLPGGLATFEGTMALVLSSEGIASYEALSIALTTRVITFWIPLMISGCVTIYYINKAKAEKSLSNSKKLKAGDAR, from the coding sequence TTGAAGAAAACCTTATTACTGATCTTAGGAGTTGTTTTATGTATTGGCCTTATGTTGATGCTAGGTTGGGAGGACGTTTACGAAGTAATCAGTCGTATAACTTTCCTACAGCTTTTCTGGTTGACAATGTTGCAGCTGGGAACCCTTTTTGCTACCAGTTATCTATTGCATTATCTGCTGAAACAGAAATCTCCCAAGGTTTCTCTCGGGAGTGTTTTTGGCATCAATCTTGCGGGAGCTTTTGTAGAAAGTGTTACACCATCAGTAAAACTAGGTGGAGAAGCCTTGAAAGTATATTTAATGCAAAAAGAGACTGGTTTGGAATATACACAGCTTACAGCGATTACTTTCTTAAGTAAGTTTTTTTCCATGATGCCTTTTTTGCTGATTAGCTTAGCGACTTTGATAGTGGCTTTTTTTAGCATAGACCTGCCACTTTTTGTCTATTTAGCCTTTTTAGGATTTTTACTGTTTTTAGGATGCTTCTTCCTGTTCTTTAATTTACAGACAATCCATGCCCGTGCCACTCCAAAAGGAACTTTCAAAGACATCAAAACCTATCCTCCTTTTTTTGAAAAAATCATAAAAAAGATCAAAAAAGCCTACCACTTTATGATAGAAACCTCTCAACATTCTAAAACCATTATCAAAGACACTCGTAAAAGGGTCTTTCTGTTTAGTATTGCTTTTATGGTATGGGCACTATATCCCGTTAAAGTCTATCTGGTGGCTAGAATGCTGGGATACAACCTGAATCAGGTGGTGGTGATTATCTCAACCTACACAGCTTACCTAGTGAGTATGATCCCCTTGCTGCCGGGAGGTTTGGCCACCTTCGAGGGAACCATGGCACTGGTGCTATCTTCTGAAGGAATCGCTTCTTATGAAGCTCTTTCCATTGCACTGACAACACGGGTGATCACCTTTTGGATTCCGTTAATGATATCTGGATGTGTGACCATCTATTATATCAATAAGGCAAAAGCTGAAAAATCCTTAAGCAACTCAAAAAAACTCAAAGCAGGTGATGCACGTTGA
- a CDS encoding FeoA family protein, which produces MAKSNSCCCETNHKVSQDLSCSGRSLRQLACGEQCTIVNVPSDSYLASLGFRINKTVTVMAKGILNGPILCCIDGRNIALGQEVAQRIQVEY; this is translated from the coding sequence ATGGCGAAGAGTAACAGTTGCTGCTGTGAAACAAATCATAAGGTGAGTCAAGATTTATCCTGCTCAGGTCGCTCGTTAAGACAGCTGGCATGTGGTGAACAGTGTACCATTGTGAATGTACCGTCGGATTCCTATTTAGCTTCTTTGGGATTTAGAATCAATAAGACAGTCACCGTGATGGCTAAAGGGATCCTGAATGGGCCAATTCTCTGTTGTATCGATGGTAGAAACATTGCCTTAGGGCAGGAAGTCGCACAGAGGATTCAAGTAGAGTATTAA